The following proteins come from a genomic window of Kitasatospora sp. NBC_01246:
- a CDS encoding DUF3099 domain-containing protein, whose protein sequence is MGKSAGGGQVHRITGARSSLTEDVRGRQRRYVASMLLRTVCVLLAVVLWDVQRVLAFAALAGAVLLPYFAVLIANAGRERAPGLPSTFDVPPETVLMLGPGGTGGAGASHDAGVAQSVPTDSSQPSN, encoded by the coding sequence ATGGGCAAGAGCGCCGGCGGTGGACAGGTCCACCGGATCACGGGGGCACGCAGCAGCCTCACCGAGGACGTCCGGGGCCGACAGCGCCGCTACGTGGCCTCGATGCTGCTCCGCACCGTCTGCGTGCTGCTCGCGGTGGTCCTGTGGGACGTCCAGCGGGTGCTCGCGTTCGCCGCACTCGCGGGCGCGGTGCTGCTGCCCTACTTCGCGGTGCTGATCGCCAACGCCGGCCGCGAGCGGGCGCCGGGGCTGCCGAGCACCTTCGACGTACCGCCGGAGACCGTGCTGATGCTCGGCCCCGGCGGTACGGGTGGGGCCGGCGCTTCGCATGATGCCGGTGTGGCACAGAGCGTGCCCACCGATTCTTCACAGCCATCGAACTGA
- a CDS encoding RNA 2'-phosphotransferase, translating to MDEKRTVRTSKALSRVLRHEPERIGITLDEAGWVGVDVLLAALAANGTRLTRSELDHVVATNNKRRFAYSDDGLSIRASQGHTVAVDLGLAAAEPPARLFHGTASRSLDAIFRQGLRPMARQDVHLSADTDTALRVGSRHGRPVVLAVDAAAMAAAGHTFRISANGVWLADAVPPEYLSLLH from the coding sequence ATGGACGAGAAGCGCACGGTCAGGACCAGCAAGGCGCTGTCCCGCGTCCTGCGGCACGAGCCCGAGCGGATCGGGATCACGCTGGACGAGGCCGGCTGGGTCGGGGTGGACGTGCTGCTCGCCGCGCTGGCGGCGAACGGCACCCGGCTGACCAGGTCCGAGCTGGACCACGTGGTGGCGACCAACAACAAGCGCCGCTTCGCCTACTCCGACGACGGTCTCTCGATCCGCGCCAGCCAGGGGCACACGGTGGCGGTCGACCTCGGTCTGGCCGCCGCCGAGCCGCCGGCCCGGCTGTTCCACGGCACCGCCTCCCGGAGCCTGGACGCGATATTCCGCCAGGGCCTGCGGCCGATGGCCCGCCAGGACGTCCACCTCTCGGCCGACACCGACACCGCGCTGCGGGTCGGCTCCCGGCACGGCCGGCCGGTGGTCCTGGCGGTCGACGCCGCCGCCATGGCGGCGGCCGGTCACACCTTCCGGATCAGCGCCAACGGCGTCTGGCTGGCCGACGCGGTACCGCCGGAGTACCTCTCCCTACTCCATTAG
- a CDS encoding metallopeptidase TldD-related protein, which produces MTAIQPHELVELALGLSRADGCVVIADEESTANLRWAGNALTTNGVTRGRRLTVIATVAGAEGTASGVVSREAVTADEVEGLVRAAEQAALAAGPAEDAQPLVTDRPSSPDFAGPPAETSIEVFAAFAPALGEAFARAAAQGELLYGFARHEVVSSYLGTSTGLRLRHDQPTGTVELNAKTADLSGSAWAGAATRDFADVDVAALHTELTKRLAWGARKIDLPAGRYETLLPPSAVADLMVYLSWSAGGRDAAEGRTVFSKPGGGTRVGDKLAALPLTLRSDPAEPGLEAAPFVLTHSTGGDSSVFDNGLELTATEWIRDGELAELITTRHSAGLTGLALRPAVDNLVLETADGAGAPTLDEMIARTERGLLVTCLWYIREVDPANLLLTGLTRDGVYLVENGQVVGAVNNFRFNESPVDLLGRITEVGRTERCLPREWGDWFTRAAMPPVRVAGFNMSSVSQAS; this is translated from the coding sequence ATGACCGCGATTCAGCCCCACGAACTCGTCGAGCTGGCGCTCGGCCTCTCCCGCGCCGACGGCTGCGTGGTGATCGCCGACGAGGAGTCGACCGCCAACCTGCGCTGGGCCGGCAACGCGCTCACCACCAACGGGGTGACCAGGGGCCGGCGGCTCACCGTGATCGCCACGGTGGCCGGCGCCGAGGGCACCGCCTCCGGCGTGGTCTCCCGCGAGGCCGTCACCGCGGACGAGGTGGAGGGCCTGGTGCGGGCCGCCGAGCAGGCCGCCCTGGCGGCCGGTCCGGCCGAGGACGCGCAGCCGCTGGTGACCGACCGGCCGTCCTCGCCCGACTTCGCCGGGCCGCCGGCCGAGACCTCGATCGAGGTCTTCGCGGCCTTCGCGCCCGCCCTCGGCGAGGCCTTCGCCCGGGCCGCCGCCCAGGGCGAGCTGCTGTACGGCTTCGCCCGGCACGAGGTGGTCTCCAGCTACCTGGGCACCTCCACCGGCCTGCGGCTGCGCCACGACCAGCCGACCGGCACGGTCGAGCTGAACGCCAAGACCGCCGACCTGTCCGGCTCCGCCTGGGCGGGCGCCGCCACCCGGGACTTCGCCGACGTGGACGTCGCCGCACTGCACACCGAGCTGACCAAGCGGCTGGCCTGGGGCGCCCGGAAGATCGACCTGCCGGCCGGCCGCTACGAGACGCTGCTGCCGCCCTCGGCCGTGGCCGACCTGATGGTCTACCTCAGCTGGTCCGCCGGCGGCCGGGACGCCGCCGAGGGCCGGACGGTCTTCTCCAAGCCGGGCGGCGGCACCAGGGTGGGCGACAAGCTGGCCGCCCTGCCGCTGACACTGCGCTCCGACCCGGCCGAGCCGGGGCTGGAGGCGGCGCCCTTCGTACTGACCCACTCCACCGGCGGGGACTCCTCGGTCTTCGACAACGGCCTGGAGCTCACCGCCACCGAGTGGATCCGCGACGGCGAGCTGGCCGAGCTGATCACCACCCGGCACTCCGCCGGGCTCACCGGCCTGGCACTGCGCCCGGCGGTGGACAACCTGGTGCTGGAGACGGCCGACGGGGCCGGCGCGCCGACCCTGGACGAGATGATCGCCCGCACCGAGCGCGGCCTGCTGGTCACCTGCCTCTGGTACATCCGCGAGGTGGACCCGGCGAACCTGCTGCTCACCGGCCTCACCCGGGACGGCGTGTACCTGGTGGAGAACGGCCAGGTGGTCGGCGCGGTGAACAACTTCAGGTTCAACGAGTCGCCGGTCGACCTGCTCGGCCGGATCACCGAGGTGGGCCGGACGGAGCGCTGCCTGCCGCGTGAGTGGGGCGACTGGTTCACCCGGGCCGCGATGCCGCCGGTGCGGGTCGCGGGATTCAACATGAGTTCGGTGAGCCAGGCCTCCTAG
- a CDS encoding TldD/PmbA family protein, which yields MSPTSSSGAPHGRAVDPLFLAYPLRAMADAALTRARELGAEHADFRLERVRSASWRLRDARPAGTSDSVQLGFAVRVLLDGAWGFAAGVDLTGAAAARVAEQAVAVARLSGGISRAAGAKERVELADEPVYPDATWVSAYELNPFEVPDAEKTALLADWSARLLGAEGVSHVSASLLTVQENKFYADTAGTVTTQQRIRLHPSLEATSVDERTGAFDSMRTLAPPAGRGFEYLRGTGWDWDAELAELPALLAEKMKAPSVEPGRYDLVVDPSNLWLTIHESIGHATELDRALGYEAAYAGTSFATFDKLGSLRYGSELMHVTGDRTAEHGLSTIGYDDEGVATQSWDLVKDGVLVGYQLDRGMAKLKGFDRSNGCAFADSPAHVPVQRMANVSLQPAADGPDTEGLFAGVENGLYIVGDRSWSIDMQRYNFQFTGQRAYAIRNGELAGQVKDFAYQATTTDFWGSMAAVGGPQTYVLGGAFNCGKAQPGQVAAVSHGCPSALFRNVNVLNTQQEAGH from the coding sequence ATGTCCCCGACCAGCAGTTCCGGCGCCCCGCACGGGCGCGCCGTCGACCCGCTGTTCCTCGCCTACCCGCTGCGCGCCATGGCCGACGCGGCACTCACCCGCGCCCGGGAACTCGGCGCCGAACACGCCGACTTCCGCCTGGAGCGGGTCCGCAGCGCGTCCTGGCGGCTGCGCGACGCCCGGCCGGCCGGCACCTCCGACAGCGTCCAGCTCGGCTTCGCCGTCCGGGTGCTGCTGGACGGCGCCTGGGGCTTCGCCGCCGGGGTCGACCTCACCGGGGCCGCGGCGGCGCGGGTCGCCGAACAGGCCGTCGCGGTGGCCCGGCTGTCCGGCGGGATCAGCCGGGCGGCCGGTGCGAAGGAGCGCGTCGAGCTGGCGGACGAGCCGGTCTACCCGGACGCCACCTGGGTCTCCGCGTACGAGCTGAACCCGTTCGAGGTCCCGGACGCGGAGAAGACCGCGCTGCTCGCCGACTGGAGCGCGCGCCTGCTCGGCGCCGAGGGCGTCTCGCACGTCAGCGCCAGCCTGCTGACGGTGCAGGAGAACAAGTTCTACGCCGACACCGCCGGCACCGTCACCACCCAGCAGCGGATCCGGCTGCACCCCTCGCTGGAGGCCACCTCGGTGGACGAGCGCACCGGGGCCTTCGACTCGATGCGCACGCTGGCCCCGCCGGCCGGGCGCGGCTTCGAGTACCTGCGCGGCACCGGCTGGGACTGGGACGCCGAGCTGGCCGAACTGCCCGCCCTGCTGGCCGAGAAGATGAAGGCGCCGAGCGTCGAGCCGGGCCGCTACGACCTGGTCGTCGACCCGTCCAACCTCTGGCTGACGATCCACGAGTCGATCGGCCACGCCACCGAGCTGGACCGCGCGCTCGGCTACGAGGCCGCCTACGCCGGCACCTCCTTCGCCACCTTCGACAAGCTGGGCTCGCTGCGCTACGGCTCCGAGCTGATGCACGTCACCGGCGACCGCACCGCCGAGCACGGCCTCTCCACCATCGGCTACGACGACGAGGGCGTCGCCACGCAGTCCTGGGACCTCGTCAAGGACGGTGTCCTGGTCGGCTACCAGCTCGACCGCGGCATGGCGAAGCTCAAGGGCTTCGACCGCTCCAACGGCTGCGCCTTCGCCGACTCCCCCGCCCACGTCCCGGTCCAGCGGATGGCCAACGTCTCGCTCCAGCCGGCCGCCGACGGCCCCGACACCGAGGGCCTGTTCGCCGGCGTGGAGAACGGCCTGTACATCGTCGGCGACCGCTCCTGGTCGATCGACATGCAGCGCTACAACTTCCAGTTCACCGGTCAGCGCGCCTACGCCATCCGCAACGGCGAACTCGCGGGCCAGGTCAAGGACTTCGCCTACCAGGCCACCACCACCGACTTCTGGGGCTCGATGGCGGCCGTCGGCGGCCCGCAGACCTACGTGCTCGGCGGGGCCTTCAACTGCGGCAAGGCCCAGCCCGGCCAGGTCGCGGCGGTCAGCCACGGCTGCCCCTCGGCGCTGTTCCGCAACGTCAACGTGCTCAACACCCAGCAGGAGGCGGGTCACTGA
- a CDS encoding MBL fold metallo-hydrolase, whose amino-acid sequence MSDAQSGTTHRRGRLLALAALAAGAGAAAWSLRDLPAAFGRRPDAAREARVRNSPQYRDGVFHNAPSTLARAKSAPDIDRDTVRRMLFQREGRVPAHPVPTVRPAGGPREAAEGVEITWYGHASALVEIEGTRVLLDPVWSERCSPTAHVGPKRLHPVPVELEELPQVDAVLISHDHYDHLDMATVKRLVRSQSAPFAVPLGIGGHLRRWGVPEHRIIELDWDETCTLGELAVTLTSAHHFSGRGLTRNTTLWGSWVIAGPTRKVFYTGDSGYFEGYARIGEQHGPFDAALMQIGAYDTAWADIHMTPEDAVLAHRELNAGLLVPVHWCTFNLGLHPWAEPIERLLVEAKAQAVPLAVPRPGERVDVDNPPELDGWWETVG is encoded by the coding sequence ATGAGCGACGCACAGTCCGGTACCACCCACCGGCGGGGACGACTGCTGGCCCTGGCCGCCCTGGCGGCCGGCGCGGGAGCGGCCGCCTGGTCGCTGCGCGACCTGCCGGCGGCTTTCGGACGGCGGCCGGACGCCGCCCGGGAGGCCCGGGTGCGCAACTCCCCGCAGTACCGGGACGGCGTCTTCCACAACGCACCGTCCACCCTGGCCCGGGCCAAGTCCGCGCCGGACATCGACCGGGACACCGTGCGCCGGATGCTGTTCCAGCGCGAGGGCCGGGTCCCGGCCCACCCGGTGCCCACCGTCCGCCCGGCCGGCGGACCGCGCGAGGCCGCCGAGGGCGTGGAGATCACCTGGTACGGACACGCCTCCGCGCTGGTCGAGATCGAGGGCACCCGGGTGCTGCTCGACCCGGTCTGGAGCGAGCGCTGCTCCCCCACGGCGCACGTCGGCCCCAAGCGGCTGCACCCGGTGCCGGTCGAGCTGGAGGAGCTGCCGCAGGTCGACGCGGTGCTCATCTCGCACGACCACTACGACCACCTGGACATGGCGACGGTCAAGCGGCTGGTCCGCAGCCAGTCCGCGCCCTTCGCGGTGCCGCTCGGCATCGGCGGCCACCTGCGCCGCTGGGGCGTCCCGGAGCACCGGATCATCGAGCTGGACTGGGACGAGACCTGCACGCTCGGCGAACTCGCCGTCACACTCACCTCCGCCCACCACTTCTCCGGGCGCGGTCTGACCCGCAACACCACGCTCTGGGGCTCCTGGGTGATCGCCGGGCCGACCCGCAAGGTCTTCTACACCGGGGACTCCGGCTACTTCGAGGGCTACGCGCGGATCGGCGAGCAGCACGGCCCGTTCGACGCCGCCCTGATGCAGATCGGCGCCTACGACACGGCCTGGGCGGACATCCACATGACGCCGGAGGACGCCGTCCTCGCGCACCGCGAGCTGAACGCCGGCCTGCTGGTGCCCGTCCACTGGTGCACCTTCAACCTGGGCCTGCACCCCTGGGCCGAGCCGATCGAGCGGCTGCTGGTCGAGGCCAAGGCGCAGGCCGTCCCGCTCGCGGTGCCGCGCCCCGGCGAGCGGGTGGACGTCGACAACCCGCCGGAGCTGGACGGCTGGTGGGAGACGGTCGGCTGA
- the fabG gene encoding 3-oxoacyl-[acyl-carrier-protein] reductase, which produces MSRSVLVTGGNRGIGLAIALAFAEAGDKVAITSRSGEVPAELAKYDVLAVRCDITDNAQVDAAFTEIEAKHGGVEVLVANAGITHDTLLLRMSEEDFTSVVDTNLTGAFRVVKRASKLMMRARKGRVVLISSVVGLTGSPGQANYAASKAGLVGFARSLARELGPRNITVNVVAPGFVDTDMTAVLSDERRAEIVSGVPLGRYAAPAEVANTVRFLGSDEAAYITGAVIPVDGGLGMGH; this is translated from the coding sequence TTGAGCCGCTCGGTTCTCGTCACCGGAGGAAACCGGGGCATCGGCCTCGCGATCGCCCTGGCCTTCGCCGAGGCGGGCGACAAGGTCGCCATCACCAGCCGCTCGGGTGAGGTTCCCGCGGAGCTGGCCAAGTACGACGTGCTCGCGGTGCGCTGCGACATCACCGACAACGCGCAGGTCGACGCGGCGTTCACGGAGATCGAGGCCAAGCACGGCGGGGTCGAGGTGCTGGTCGCCAACGCGGGCATCACCCACGACACCCTGCTGCTGCGGATGTCCGAAGAGGACTTCACCTCCGTCGTGGACACCAACCTGACCGGGGCGTTCCGGGTGGTCAAGCGCGCCTCCAAGCTGATGATGCGCGCGCGCAAGGGCCGGGTCGTGCTGATCTCCTCGGTGGTCGGTCTCACCGGCTCCCCGGGCCAGGCCAACTACGCCGCCTCCAAGGCCGGCCTGGTCGGCTTCGCGCGCTCGCTGGCGCGTGAGCTCGGCCCGCGCAACATCACCGTCAACGTGGTCGCCCCCGGCTTCGTCGACACCGACATGACCGCAGTGCTCAGCGACGAGCGCCGCGCGGAGATCGTCTCGGGCGTGCCGCTGGGCCGCTACGCGGCGCCCGCCGAGGTCGCCAACACCGTGCGGTTCCTCGGTTCGGACGAGGCCGCGTACATCACCGGAGCCGTCATTCCCGTAGACGGCGGATTGGGCATGGGTCACTGA
- the fabI gene encoding enoyl-ACP reductase FabI — protein sequence MSGILEGKRILITGVLMESSIAFHTAKLAQEQGAEIILTAFPRPSLTERIAKKLPNPVKVLELDVSSEEQLAGIADQVREHLPTLDGIVHSIGFAPQDALGGNFLNTPWESVATAMHVSAFSLKSLTTALLPLMQDGGSVVGLTFDAQFAWPKYDWMGPAKAALEATSRYMARELGDRNIRVNLVSAGPIGSMAAKSIPGFADLAATWDTRSPLKWDLSDPEPAGRGVVALLSDWFPKTTGEIVHVDGGLHAIGA from the coding sequence ATGAGTGGAATCCTTGAGGGCAAGCGGATCCTGATCACTGGAGTGCTGATGGAGTCCTCCATCGCCTTCCACACCGCGAAGCTCGCGCAGGAGCAGGGCGCGGAGATCATCCTCACCGCCTTCCCCCGGCCCAGCCTCACCGAGCGGATCGCCAAGAAGCTGCCGAACCCGGTCAAGGTGCTGGAGCTGGACGTCTCCAGCGAGGAGCAGCTGGCCGGCATCGCCGACCAGGTCCGCGAGCACCTGCCGACCCTGGACGGCATCGTCCACTCGATCGGCTTCGCCCCGCAGGACGCCCTGGGCGGCAACTTCCTGAACACGCCGTGGGAGTCCGTGGCGACCGCCATGCACGTCTCGGCGTTCTCGCTGAAGTCGCTCACCACGGCGCTGCTGCCGCTGATGCAGGACGGCGGCTCGGTCGTCGGTCTGACCTTCGACGCGCAGTTCGCCTGGCCGAAGTACGACTGGATGGGCCCGGCCAAGGCCGCGCTGGAGGCCACCTCCCGCTACATGGCCCGTGAGCTCGGCGACCGCAACATCCGGGTCAACCTGGTCTCGGCCGGCCCGATCGGCTCGATGGCCGCCAAGTCCATCCCGGGCTTCGCGGACCTCGCCGCCACCTGGGACACCCGCTCCCCGCTGAAGTGGGACCTCTCCGACCCGGAGCCGGCCGGCCGCGGCGTCGTCGCCCTGCTCTCGGACTGGTTCCCGAAGACCACCGGCGAGATCGTCCACGTGGACGGCGGCCTGCACGCCATCGGCGCCTGA
- a CDS encoding FadR/GntR family transcriptional regulator, whose protein sequence is MALSSPRRTPLSDQVIAQLRAQITSGEWPVGSRIPTEAALVEELGVARNTVREAVRALAHNGLLDIRQGSGTYVLATSELAGVMHRRFADADQSQVAELRVTLETSAAGLAATRRTARDLALLDATLARREDAWRSGDAEDFIQADAAFHQAVVAAAHNDVLAAVYADLGEVTRAHLRHDVGPELIAERYLGHDKILDAIRAGDPQRASVEAGRAIGACTPPDA, encoded by the coding sequence GTGGCGCTGTCCTCTCCGAGGCGCACCCCGCTGTCCGACCAGGTGATCGCGCAACTGCGCGCCCAGATCACCTCGGGCGAGTGGCCCGTCGGCTCACGCATCCCGACCGAGGCCGCGCTGGTCGAGGAGCTCGGCGTCGCCCGCAACACCGTCCGCGAGGCGGTCCGCGCCCTCGCCCACAACGGGCTGCTGGACATCCGCCAGGGCTCGGGCACCTACGTCCTGGCCACCAGCGAGCTGGCCGGGGTCATGCACCGCCGCTTCGCCGACGCCGACCAGTCGCAGGTCGCCGAGCTGCGGGTGACCCTGGAGACCTCCGCGGCCGGCCTGGCCGCCACCCGCCGCACCGCGCGCGACCTCGCCCTGCTGGACGCCACGCTGGCCCGCCGCGAGGACGCCTGGCGCTCCGGCGACGCCGAGGACTTCATCCAGGCCGACGCCGCCTTCCACCAGGCCGTGGTCGCCGCCGCCCACAACGACGTCCTCGCCGCCGTCTACGCCGACCTCGGCGAGGTCACCCGCGCCCACCTGCGCCACGACGTCGGCCCGGAGCTGATCGCCGAGCGCTACCTCGGGCACGACAAGATCCTCGACGCGATCCGGGCCGGCGACCCGCAGCGCGCCTCGGTCGAGGCCGGCCGTGCCATCGGCGCCTGCACCCCGCCCGACGCCTGA
- a CDS encoding CynX/NimT family MFS transporter, which translates to MPSAADTTTTPRTGAGPQTERPATGASASARRGTYLGWLFAVAIAAAAFNLRPVVTSLGPLLDQVRTDLGMNPTLAGLLTAVPSLCFALFGFAAPGMARRFGPIAVVAAGMGAITAGVLARSFAGGTAVFLLLTALALAGVAVSNVLIPVVIKRYFPEKVGPMIGLYSMSLSAGTALAAAVTVPLTSALGGDWRVGLGVWAALGAVALLLWLPVAVTRRERGGKTGGAVAKLPITRSRTAWAMACFFGLQATGAYVVMGWLPKIFQDAGVSEGTSGVLLALTMVIGVPVSFVLPNLAARRGDQRLFVVVLASCGIAGYAGLALAPAGVPWVWATLVGLSNCAFPLVLTMIGLRARTAGGVAQLSAFAQGVGYLISIPGPILIGRLYQATGEWYLPLGFLAVLLVPQMLFGLRAARARHIEDEAVLPAAAGAAA; encoded by the coding sequence ATGCCTTCCGCAGCAGACACCACCACCACCCCACGGACCGGGGCCGGACCGCAGACCGAGCGGCCCGCCACCGGCGCATCCGCCTCCGCCCGCCGGGGCACGTACCTCGGCTGGTTGTTCGCCGTCGCGATCGCCGCCGCCGCCTTCAACCTCCGGCCCGTGGTCACCAGCCTCGGGCCGCTGCTCGACCAGGTCCGCACCGACCTCGGGATGAACCCGACGCTGGCCGGCCTGCTGACCGCCGTCCCCTCGCTCTGTTTCGCGCTGTTCGGCTTCGCCGCGCCCGGCATGGCCCGGCGGTTCGGGCCGATCGCGGTGGTCGCGGCCGGCATGGGAGCGATCACGGCCGGCGTGCTGGCCCGCTCGTTCGCCGGCGGCACGGCGGTGTTCCTGCTGCTCACCGCCCTCGCGCTGGCCGGGGTGGCGGTCTCCAACGTGCTGATCCCGGTGGTGATCAAGCGCTACTTCCCGGAGAAGGTCGGTCCGATGATCGGCCTGTACTCCATGTCGCTGTCGGCCGGCACCGCGCTCGCCGCCGCCGTCACCGTGCCGCTGACCAGCGCGCTCGGCGGGGACTGGCGGGTAGGCCTGGGCGTCTGGGCGGCCCTCGGCGCGGTCGCGCTGCTGCTCTGGCTGCCGGTCGCGGTGACCAGGCGCGAGCGCGGCGGGAAGACCGGCGGGGCGGTCGCCAAGCTGCCGATCACCCGTAGCCGGACCGCCTGGGCGATGGCCTGCTTCTTCGGCCTCCAGGCCACCGGCGCCTACGTGGTGATGGGCTGGCTGCCGAAGATCTTCCAGGACGCGGGGGTCTCCGAGGGCACCTCCGGGGTGCTGCTGGCCCTGACCATGGTGATCGGCGTCCCGGTCTCCTTCGTGCTGCCCAACCTCGCCGCGCGCCGCGGCGACCAGCGGCTCTTCGTCGTGGTGCTGGCCTCCTGCGGCATCGCCGGGTACGCCGGGCTGGCGCTGGCGCCGGCCGGCGTGCCGTGGGTCTGGGCGACCCTGGTCGGCCTCTCCAACTGCGCCTTCCCGCTGGTGCTCACCATGATCGGCCTGCGGGCCCGGACGGCCGGCGGGGTGGCCCAGCTCTCCGCGTTCGCCCAGGGCGTCGGCTACCTCATCTCCATCCCCGGCCCGATCCTGATCGGCCGGCTGTACCAGGCCACCGGTGAGTGGTACCTGCCGCTGGGCTTCCTCGCCGTGCTGCTGGTGCCCCAGATGCTGTTCGGCCTGCGGGCCGCGCGGGCCCGGCACATCGAGGACGAGGCGGTCCTCCCGGCCGCCGCCGGCGCCGCGGCGTAG
- a CDS encoding SGM_5486 family transporter-associated protein, whose translation MPVLDPNPTDGHKKLGQIAALIVGIVVLLAIVATVAQNLG comes from the coding sequence ATGCCCGTACTCGACCCGAATCCCACCGACGGCCACAAGAAGCTCGGCCAGATCGCCGCACTGATCGTCGGCATCGTGGTGCTGCTGGCGATCGTCGCCACGGTGGCCCAGAACCTCGGCTGA
- a CDS encoding SixA phosphatase family protein gives MSADTPRRIIVLRHAKADWPDGVDDHERPLADRGRHQAPEAGRWLADSGINPDYVLCSTALRTRETWKLAAHELPKRARRTVYEDRIYEASPGEIIAVLQETPEDHPDVVLVGHNPGVLGLTQVLAGDEGDREALERLRLGGFPTAAVAVLSFDGSWKGVEPGVAALVSYFTPQD, from the coding sequence ATGAGCGCCGACACGCCCCGCAGGATCATCGTTCTCCGCCATGCCAAGGCCGACTGGCCCGACGGCGTCGACGACCACGAGCGGCCGCTGGCCGACCGGGGCCGCCACCAGGCCCCGGAAGCCGGCCGCTGGCTCGCCGACTCCGGCATCAACCCCGACTACGTGCTCTGCTCCACGGCCCTGCGCACCCGTGAGACCTGGAAGCTCGCCGCGCACGAACTGCCGAAGCGCGCCCGCAGGACGGTGTACGAGGACCGGATCTACGAGGCCAGCCCCGGGGAGATCATCGCCGTCCTCCAGGAGACCCCCGAGGACCACCCCGACGTGGTGCTGGTGGGCCACAACCCGGGCGTACTCGGGCTGACCCAGGTGCTGGCCGGGGACGAGGGCGACCGGGAGGCGCTGGAGCGGCTGCGGCTCGGCGGCTTCCCGACCGCGGCCGTCGCGGTGCTCAGCTTCGACGGCTCCTGGAAGGGCGTCGAGCCGGGCGTGGCCGCGCTGGTCTCGTACTTCACGCCGCAGGACTGA
- the serB gene encoding phosphoserine phosphatase SerB codes for MNASPLAAEPFPAPQPRTEDERTLLVKVFGKDRPGITAGLFATLSGFGVDVIDIEQVVTRGRITLCALVTPPTAPGAEGELRSTVHRWAEEQKLQAEIISGIGDNRPRREGRSHVTVLGHPLTATAVSALTSRITDSGGNIDRVFRLAKYPVTAVELAVSGVATDTLRAALAQEAAQQRVDIAVVAAGLERRAKRLVVMDVDSTLIQDEVIELFAAHAGCEAEVAAVTAAAMRGELDFAESLHARVALLAGLDAGVTEKVRAEVRFTPGARTLIRTLQRLGFQVAVVSGGFTQVTDHLVEQLGLDFAAANTLEVVDGRFTGRVVGEIVDRAGKARWLARFAEQAKVPLEQTVAIGDGANDLDMLNAAGLGVAFNAKPVVREAADTAVNVPFLDTVLYLLGITREEVEAADALDGTPTE; via the coding sequence ATGAACGCATCGCCCTTGGCCGCCGAGCCGTTCCCCGCCCCGCAGCCCCGGACCGAGGACGAGCGCACCCTGCTCGTCAAGGTGTTCGGCAAGGACCGCCCCGGCATCACCGCCGGTCTCTTCGCCACCCTGTCCGGGTTCGGCGTCGACGTCATCGACATCGAGCAGGTCGTCACCCGCGGCCGGATAACGCTGTGCGCCCTGGTCACCCCGCCGACCGCGCCCGGTGCCGAGGGCGAGCTGCGTTCCACCGTGCACCGCTGGGCCGAGGAGCAGAAGCTCCAGGCCGAGATCATCTCCGGCATCGGCGACAACCGGCCGCGCCGCGAGGGCCGTTCGCACGTCACCGTGCTCGGCCACCCGCTGACCGCCACCGCGGTCTCGGCGCTCACCTCCCGGATCACCGACTCGGGCGGCAACATCGACCGCGTCTTCCGGCTGGCCAAGTACCCGGTGACCGCGGTCGAGCTGGCCGTCTCCGGTGTCGCCACGGACACGCTGCGCGCCGCGCTGGCCCAGGAGGCGGCCCAGCAGCGGGTGGACATCGCGGTGGTCGCGGCGGGCCTGGAACGCCGGGCCAAGCGCCTGGTGGTGATGGACGTCGACTCCACGCTGATCCAGGACGAGGTGATCGAGCTCTTCGCCGCCCACGCGGGCTGCGAGGCGGAGGTCGCCGCGGTGACGGCCGCGGCGATGCGCGGCGAGCTGGACTTCGCCGAGTCGCTGCACGCCCGGGTCGCGCTGCTGGCCGGCCTGGACGCCGGAGTGACCGAGAAGGTCCGCGCCGAGGTCAGGTTCACCCCGGGCGCGCGGACCCTGATCCGCACGCTGCAGCGGCTGGGCTTCCAGGTCGCGGTGGTCTCCGGCGGCTTCACCCAGGTCACCGACCACCTGGTGGAGCAGCTGGGCCTGGACTTCGCGGCGGCCAACACCCTGGAGGTGGTGGACGGCAGGTTCACCGGCCGGGTGGTCGGCGAGATCGTGGACCGGGCCGGCAAGGCCCGCTGGCTGGCCCGCTTCGCCGAGCAGGCGAAGGTGCCGCTGGAGCAGACCGTCGCGATCGGCGACGGCGCCAACGACCTGGACATGCTGAACGCGGCCGGGCTGGGCGTGGCGTTCAACGCCAAGCCGGTGGTCCGGGAGGCCGCCGACACCGCGGTGAACGTGCCCTTCCTGGACACCGTGCTGTACCTGCTGGGCATCACCCGCGAAGAGGTCGAGGCGGCCGACGCGCTGGACGGCACGCCGACCGAGTAG